From the Gossypium hirsutum isolate 1008001.06 chromosome A02, Gossypium_hirsutum_v2.1, whole genome shotgun sequence genome, the window agtctctcaaaatttttgaaattatgtaTTTGAACTctcaattttttaagaaaattctcaTTAGACccctcaaaatctataaaaattttaattaaccccCAAAACTAACTATTAGGTCTAAGATACATTTAATGCTAAAACTAACAGCTAGATTAGTAGAAAGTCTTGATTGAAACAATATTTTGAGAATTCTATTAGAAAATTTTGGAGTTTAGAGATCAATTCAAAATTGAACCGATGTCGAATGCAATTAACACTAAAACAATTGGATCATTTCCTATTAACTTAAACACATATGGGATAAATAATCACTACACATATATACTGACCTTTTCACAGCTGCATTCAAATCAGGCTCTTCCTTGTAGTTGAAAGCATCATCAAACCCAAATTTATTCTTCAATAATTCAaccttgtttttttttcaaaacaaatgaaagttagttttttaaatatacaaaatataatgATGTATAAAATAAATAGGATATATGATAGCATGGAAAATTTGCATTTATGGATATTTTCTTTAATTGAAACATAAACAAgcattttaaaaagtaaaaacagttgattgagtcttagttcgattgaTATGGGTATTGTTATCAATGCAGGAGGACGTGAGTTTGACTGCGCAGAGacacattattctcctatttatgggttggggaggggctatgggtagttctaggcattgtataaaaaaatagcagatatgatcaaaacctataatgggattaatagaaaaaaattttagttgattgAGTCTTTTCTCAGTTGGCAACGACAATATTGCCGGTACAAGAGGATATGGGTTCAAGTGCACTAAAGCGCAAGATTAATTTATGGTTGAGTATTTGGTATAttgcaatatatattttttattccacaagcagccttaaaaaattaatgtcccttttttgtaaatatctatttctttaatattttactatagcTCTATAGGATACTTGTGAACCCCTTATcctttgataaaaataatattatccaaagaataaaattgattatactattaaaaaaatattattaaggtTCGAACAACAAAAGTAATTATTATGACTTGAACTTAAGCCGCACCTAAGGTGGTGAACAACCATGACCATTAGGCTGTTACATAGGGTTCcaatattaatgtttttaaaagagTTATTACCCATATTTATCATccacatacttatatatataattggttaaaatatgcttcaagtccctgcacttttttatatttagaatttagtccttttattcttttttttaaaaattaattctgtcaactctttaaatttaaaaactcaaGTCCAATTGCTAACATGATTAATattttttctcttaaattcaTTGATGtgatattttctaaattaaaaggAATTTATAACCTTGTCTTGAGTCCCAGCACTGCCAACAACATAGCAACCCATTAGCTTTGCAAATTGGCCAACAAGCTGTCCAACAGCACCAGATGCAGCTGACACAAACACATATTCCCCTTTCTTTGGTGCACACACCTCATAGAATCCTCCGTATGCAGTCAAACCAGGCATCCCtgttaaaatttgagatttactcattatattttaatttgatataatttgatccttttattattacaattttatcagttaatcattttgtaaaaatagaaatttactaatagttgaatAGTTGGATGAtcatttgtaacttttcatagttggacAACTAAAAATGAAATTTACTCACCACTAGTTTAGTTTACCCATAAAAATAAGAGATGATGAAATTATGCCTAATATAGGGACTAATTCCCAAATTataatacaaaaaagaaaaaaaggaaacgAAACCATAATTTCAAGAAATTCCCAAGAATTCTAGTATAATAGGAAAGGGGTATATCAGTATGGTGAATTTTAAAGAGCCCTTCACTTGATTTCAGCAATGAATACTCTTCCCATCCTGTTATACCCCAAAACAAATCTCCTTCCTTCAATTCTGGGTTTCTTGAATCAATAACTTTACTTACTCCTAACCCAGTTATTGGCTGCAAATAATTACaccattaataaataaaaaaataaaaagtaaaattctGTCATTAATCCATCAACAATacataaattatgaatttagttttttattctaattttagaAGGGTCTAAAGAGGAATTTTCCATTTTTAGAGGCAAGACCTCTACCTACCGGCCTTGTTACAAATACtcaaaagggtaaactacatatTAGGTCATTAAATTATCGGTAAGTTTTTGCtttagtcactcaattttaaaaagttatgaaatggttactaaactatttaaatgttttcatttaagtcactgtgCTATTAAACTTGCTAATGTATGGCCTTCTCTATTCACACAGCCTAAGGACTTGaacaaaaatttttgaatagtttaatgactattttataattttttaaagttaaatagcCAAAACGTAAACCTACTAATAATTAATGAATTTACATactactaaaataaaataaaagaataaagactGAATCCGTAACTTATAGCGCCAGGAGTGTATGGATCGAAGATTTCTGTACTTTGGTTCTTCATCAAAAGTCGCATATAAGGATCACATGATAAGTAATGATTCTTCACGAGAATATTTTTAGAATCATCGGTGACCTTCAATTTTAGATTCTCGTCAATGGTGACCACCATGTTTGATTCTTTTGGAAACCCAGAAACATAATCCTTGAATATCACCTTTTTGTTGCTCACCACTGCATTTTTCTCACTACCATCCGCCATTGTTGTTTTGCTTggtgcttttttttttctctatggTGAATTTCACATTCTGAAATAAGCCGAGCTTCTGTTCTATTATAAAGTAGGTCTGAAAGTGGTCAAATTATGATTTTGGTCGttctattattttcaaatttgaaaattatatagtctatgtattttaatttggtataatttaaTCTTTGTAATCTTATGAAATAGTTAACTATTTTGTCAAATTTTATACTATTGGTCTTTATACTTTCGTactgtttgaattttgaaatttcaatcttaatCAAGATGGTATACACAATCCTAATCAAAATGCCATATCAGTTtgttatttacacaaaataaaaaaaatctttttatttttaatccttCTAGCAGAATCTAACCTAATTGTTCTAATTAAAATGCGGAtttgattttttctaaaaaatatcccttgaaaaaaaaagaaataaaaaatccaTGTTGATGGAAGAATTTGagtaaatactttttttttgaaaaatcctcACCAATATTTTAATAAGAAGGGTTATATATTTTAACTATTAGATTTACTAATGACGTTATAAATATAGATGACTACattatgataattaaaatataaaaactaaatctcaTATTTGATTATAAGAGAGggactaaaatcaaaattttacctttaaatttctattttaatttgattgCGTATTGTGTCTTTATTGTGAGGTTGAAAAGTTAGAAGGGATATTTAAGTCCAATAAATTTCGACCAAACAATCTTTCCTTTTCAAAAAACTTCATGCCTACACGTAAgtaacttaataaaatttgagttTTGACCCCGAACATGAATTACAAAATGGATATGGAAGATACAAACaagaaaacttaatataaattcatattttgaatcAATTTATTGATAATGCGTTTAAATATAATTCAttgtatcaaattatatattatcaaTGTATCAAATACAAACCTTTATTAAAATCATTGCGGGGCAATTACAATCACTTGTTTGCCCACATTGCAACCACTAAAGAGACCGATTAAAGCGGCAGGACCATTCTCCAAACCTTCAACAATATCTTCCACATACTTGACCTTCCCTTCTCTAATGTAAGGCAATATAAAGTCCAAGAACTTCGAATATTGTGGATAGTAATCGAATACCGCGAATCCTTCAATTCGAACCCTCTTGTAAACAATCGACATTAGATTGTGTACCCCTTCAGGTTGATCACGGTTGTATTGTGATATCATTCCACAGACGGCGATGCGACCATGGACTCTCATGTTGAGAATCACAGCATCCAACATTTTACCCTCGACGTTCTCAAAGTAGATGTCGATGCCTTCGGGAAAATACCTAAATTCAAAAAGTTGATTCAATCAACTTGAACTCATATAAAATTTGATTCTATTGGATCAAAAAGAAAGTTGATAATTCAAACATGTCCAACTAAACAACTTGAATCCGAAATATCCAAACATTAACTTGACCTAAATCGAAATAGTCTAAAATGTGTAAACCTAAATTGACCTGATCCAAACTATCCAATTGATAAAGTCTCTATAGAAGTGATTTTTTTGTTAGTTTAATGTATTGAGATAATCAATCACCCAATCTAATATGGTTTGAGAGTTTTTGTATTTGAATCTTGtcaattatttttccttttcatatgTATTCATGTAATTTTTCGTTGTCTATCGaacttttttttcacaaactacaTCCAAAAGGAATTGCCTAAA encodes:
- the LOC107935930 gene encoding NADP-dependent alkenal double bond reductase P2 isoform X2; the protein is MADGSEKNAVVSNKKVIFKDYVSGFPKESNMVVTIDENLKLKVTDDSKNILVKNHYLSCDPYMRLLMKNQSTEIFDPYTPGAISYGFRVSKVIDSRNPELKEGDLFWGITGWEEYSLLKSSEGLFKIHHTDIPLSYYTRILGNFLKLWFRMPGLTAYGGFYEVCAPKKGEYVFVSAASGAVGQLVGQFAKLMGCYVVGSAGTQDKVELLKNKFGFDDAFNYKEEPDLNAAVKRYFPEGIDIYFENIGGKMLDAVLLNMRVRGRIAVCGMISQYNCDQPEGVHNLMSIVYKRVRIEGFAVADYYPQYSKFLDFILPYIREGKIKYVEDIVEGLENGPTALIGLFNGRNVGKQVVVVASQ
- the LOC107935930 gene encoding 2-alkenal reductase (NADP(+)-dependent) isoform X1, translated to MADGSEKNAVVSNKKVIFKDYVSGFPKESNMVVTIDENLKLKVTDDSKNILVKNHYLSCDPYMRLLMKNQSTEIFDPYTPGAIRMPGLTAYGGFYEVCAPKKGEYVFVSAASGAVGQLVGQFAKLMGCYVVGSAGTQDKVELLKNKFGFDDAFNYKEEPDLNAAVKRYFPEGIDIYFENIGGKMLDAVLLNMRVRGRIAVCGMISQYNCDQPEGVHNLMSIVYKRVRIEGFAVADYYPQYSKFLDFILPYIREGKIKYVEDIVEGLENGPTALIGLFNGRNVGKQVVVVASQ